The following are from one region of the Nicotiana tabacum cultivar K326 chromosome 3, ASM71507v2, whole genome shotgun sequence genome:
- the LOC107779248 gene encoding senescence-specific cysteine protease SAG12-like precursor (The RefSeq protein has 1 substitution compared to this genomic sequence), which translates to MAFANLSQYLCLALFFIFLGVWRSQVASSRPINYEASMRARHDQWIAHHDKVYKDLNEKEMRFKIFKENVERIEAFNAGEDKGYKLGVNKFSDLTNEKFRVLHTGYKRSHPKVMSSSKPKTHFRYANVTDIPPTMDWRKKGAVTPIKDQKECGCCWAFSAVAATEGLHQLKTGKLIPLSEQELVDCDVEGEDEGCSGGLLDTAFDFILKNKGLTTEANYPYKGEDGVCNKKKSALSAAKIAGYEDVPANSEKALLQAVANQPVSVAIDGSSFDFQFYSSGVFSGSCSTWLNHAVTAVGYGATTDGTKYWIIKNSWGSKWGDSGYMRIKRDVHEKEGLCGLAMDASYPTA; encoded by the exons ATGGCCTTTGCAAATCTTAGCCAATACCTTTGCTTAGCTTTGTTCTTCATATTTTTGGGAGTTTGGCGCTCTCAAGTAGCTTCATCACGTCCAATCAACTATGAGGCAAGCATGCGAGCTAGGCATGACCAATGGATTGCTCACCATGACAAAGTTTACAAAGATTTGAACGAGAAAGAAATgcgttttaaaatatttaaagaaaacgTGGAACGTATAGAAGCTTTTAATGCCGGTGAAGATAAAGGGTATAAACTCGGCGTTAATAAATTTTCTGATCTCACGAATGAGAAATTTCGTGTATTACATACTGGTTACAAGAGGTCACACCCTAAGGTCATGTCTTCCTCAAAGCCAAAGACACATTTTAGGTATGCTAATGTGACAGACATACCGCCAACTATGGATTGGAGAAAGAAGGGTGCTGTTACCCCTATCAAGGACCAAAAGGAATGTG GATGCTGTTGGGCATTTTCTGCAGTAGCTGCTACGGAAGGGCTACACCAACTGAAAACAGGAAAGTTGATCCCTTTATCAGAGCAAGAACTTGTAGACTGTGATGTCGAAGGAGAGGATGAAGGTTGCAGCGGTGGACTCTTGGACACTGCCTTTGATTTCATCCTGAAAAACAAGGGCCTCACTACAGAAGCAAACTATCCATACAAGGGAGAAGATGGTGTCTGCAACAAGAAAAAGTCAGCTCTTTCAGCAGCCAAAATTGCAG GATATGAAGATGTACCAGCCAACAGTGAGAAGGCTCTTTTGCAGGCAGTGGCTAATCAACCTGTATCGGTGGCAATAGATGGGAGTAGCTTCGATTTCCAGTTCTATTCAAGTGGTGTGTTCAGTGGATCATGTAGCACTTGGCTTAACCATGCTGTTACAGCAGTAGGATATGGTGCTACAAGTGATGGTACAAAATATTGGATTATAAAGAATTCATGGGGCAGTAAATGGGGTGACAGTGGATATATGCGCATCAAAAGGGATGTTCATGAGAAAGAAGGCCTTTGTGGTCTTGCTATGGACGCTTCTTATCCCACTGCCTAA